In one window of Hyla sarda isolate aHylSar1 chromosome 1, aHylSar1.hap1, whole genome shotgun sequence DNA:
- the SNRNP35 gene encoding U11/U12 small nuclear ribonucleoprotein 35 kDa protein isoform X1, translating into MKENIYGRYKSHSISSWGTLCGSPDKYHTRVQKMNEWTPLAKAYDPLKAGSIDGTDEEPHDRAVLRAILARYVPNKGVVGDPQLTLFVARLSQQTTEEKLKEVFSRYGDIQRIRLVRDFITGFSKGYAFIEYKQESAIKKAYRDTYRLVIDQREVFVDYELERTLKGWIPRRLGGGFGGKKESGQLRFGGRDRPFRKPINLPKFPSNSRLEGHGEKRQRSRSRERSYNWRGKKSEYTRERGRDSRWPQSSDREHTTERQYKEERNRDCERDDKDRKRRESKRERSREREHRK; encoded by the exons ATGAAGGAGAATATATATGGAAGATATAAAAGTCACAGCATTTCTTCCTGGGGGACGTTATGTGGCTCTCCCGATAAGTACCACACAAGGGTACAG AAAATGAATGAATGGACACCTTTAGCCAAGGCATATGATCCGCTTAAAGCTGGAAGTATTGATGGCACAGATGAAGAACCTCATGATCGTGCTGTCCTTCGGGCAATTTTGGCCCGTTATGTCCCCAATAAAGGCGTGGTTGGGGACCCCCAGTTGACTTTGTTCGTGGCTCGCTTAAGCCAACAAACAACAGAGGAAAAACTAAAAGAAGTCTTTTCTCGCTATGGAGACATTCAGAGGATTCGATTGGTTAGAGATTTCATCACTGGCTTTTCAAAGGGTTATGCTTTCATCGAATATAAACAGGAGAGTGCCATAAAAAAAGCATATAGAGATACCTACAGGCTAGTGATAGATCAGCGGGAAGTCTTTGTGGATTATGAACTGGAAAGAACTCTGAAAGGATGGATCCCCCGGAGGCTAGGAGGCGGATTCGGTGGTAAAAAGGAGTCAGGACAGCTGAGGTTTGGAGGCCGTGATAGACCATTTAGAAAGCCAATTAATTTGCCAAAGTTTCCAAGTAACAGTCGACTAGAAGGCCATGGAGAAAAAAGACAAAGGTCCCGCTCCAGGGAAAGGTCATATAACTGGAGAGGGAAGAAGTCAGAGTACACAAGAGAAAGAGGAAGAGATAGTAGGTGGCCACAGAGCTCTGACAGAGAGCATACTACAGAAAGACAATACAAAGAGGAAAGGAACAGAGACTGTGAGAGAGATGACAAAGACAGGAAAAGAAGAGAAAGCAAAAGGGAAAGAAGCAGAGAGCGAGAGCACAGAAAATGA
- the SNRNP35 gene encoding U11/U12 small nuclear ribonucleoprotein 35 kDa protein isoform X2, with amino-acid sequence MNEWTPLAKAYDPLKAGSIDGTDEEPHDRAVLRAILARYVPNKGVVGDPQLTLFVARLSQQTTEEKLKEVFSRYGDIQRIRLVRDFITGFSKGYAFIEYKQESAIKKAYRDTYRLVIDQREVFVDYELERTLKGWIPRRLGGGFGGKKESGQLRFGGRDRPFRKPINLPKFPSNSRLEGHGEKRQRSRSRERSYNWRGKKSEYTRERGRDSRWPQSSDREHTTERQYKEERNRDCERDDKDRKRRESKRERSREREHRK; translated from the coding sequence ATGAATGAATGGACACCTTTAGCCAAGGCATATGATCCGCTTAAAGCTGGAAGTATTGATGGCACAGATGAAGAACCTCATGATCGTGCTGTCCTTCGGGCAATTTTGGCCCGTTATGTCCCCAATAAAGGCGTGGTTGGGGACCCCCAGTTGACTTTGTTCGTGGCTCGCTTAAGCCAACAAACAACAGAGGAAAAACTAAAAGAAGTCTTTTCTCGCTATGGAGACATTCAGAGGATTCGATTGGTTAGAGATTTCATCACTGGCTTTTCAAAGGGTTATGCTTTCATCGAATATAAACAGGAGAGTGCCATAAAAAAAGCATATAGAGATACCTACAGGCTAGTGATAGATCAGCGGGAAGTCTTTGTGGATTATGAACTGGAAAGAACTCTGAAAGGATGGATCCCCCGGAGGCTAGGAGGCGGATTCGGTGGTAAAAAGGAGTCAGGACAGCTGAGGTTTGGAGGCCGTGATAGACCATTTAGAAAGCCAATTAATTTGCCAAAGTTTCCAAGTAACAGTCGACTAGAAGGCCATGGAGAAAAAAGACAAAGGTCCCGCTCCAGGGAAAGGTCATATAACTGGAGAGGGAAGAAGTCAGAGTACACAAGAGAAAGAGGAAGAGATAGTAGGTGGCCACAGAGCTCTGACAGAGAGCATACTACAGAAAGACAATACAAAGAGGAAAGGAACAGAGACTGTGAGAGAGATGACAAAGACAGGAAAAGAAGAGAAAGCAAAAGGGAAAGAAGCAGAGAGCGAGAGCACAGAAAATGA
- the RILPL2 gene encoding RILP-like protein 2, which yields MEVEQEDLSPETAFDKDPFQMTVEDVYDISHVIGKDLMKIGTESRGVTDLVANLQFKIVRVLEVLETLVNQSSLETEEMKMERDNLKGEVERLMKECPQTTQTDLGPDKMVIDLTDPNRPRFTLQELREVLQERNKLKVQLLVAQDELQCYKSGVIPPTEDHIVTLENESIITTSPRPNDNSKDKSTIKRLFSPFKQD from the exons ATGGAAGTTGAACAAGAGGACTTGTCCCCAGAAACAGCATTTGATAAGGACCCCTTTCAGATGACAGTAGAAGATGTGTATGATATCTCACATGTTATAGGTAAAGATCTTATGAAGATCGGCACAGAGTCCCGTGGCGTAACAGATCTTGTGGCCAATCTTCAGTTTAAGATTGTACGTGTTCTTGAGGTCCTGGAAACACTGGTGAACCAGTCAAGCCTTGAAACTGAGGAGATGAAGATGGAAAGGGATAATCTAAAGGGAGAGGTGGAAAGATTGATGAAAGAATGCCCACAAACTACTCAG ACTGACCTTGGACCAGACAAAATGGTTATAGATCTCACAGACCCCAACCGTCCACGATTTACATTACAAGAGCTAAGGGAGGTGCTCCAGGAGCGGAATAAGTTGAAGGTTCAACTCTTGGTTGCTCAAGATGAATTGCAATGCTATAAAAG TGGAGTCATTCCCCCAACCGAGGACCACATTGTGACATTGGAAAATGAATCCATTATCACCACTTCACCAAGGCCAAATGACAACAGCAAAGACAAGTCAACTATAAAACGCCT GTTTTCTCCCTTCAAACAAGACTAA